A portion of the Phycisphaerales bacterium AB-hyl4 genome contains these proteins:
- the crtI gene encoding phytoene desaturase family protein, which translates to MPEKVVIVGGGPGGLASAMLLTRAGLDVTVLERMVTPGGRTSTHVTDAGYRFDLGPTFFLYHAVLEEVFQRCGLNLHDHVELIRLDPQYRLIFEQGGELLATPNVQRMKQAIAALSPNDAGRLDHYLADNRRKFAAFKPILQRAFNGWTDLLKLDPRAIGLVRPWSSVDHDLKRYFEDPRIRLAFSFQSKYLGMSPFQCPSLFTILSFLEYEYGVYHPRGGCGAVSQAMADAASQMGAAIHLGETVQKINFTGKRATAVQTDQGLYPCDALVINADFAHAMQQLVPDHLRRRWRDRKLAKKKYSCSTFMMYLGLDRRYDEVAHHTIMLSSDYQQNLYDIERNHTLSDNPSIYVHNPVVTDPTMAPPGHSSLYVLAPVSHMHENIDWTHEQARFRRTVLGKLHALGLDDIESHIRYERVLTPQDWQSQMNIYRGATFNLAHTFRQMLHLRPRNRFEDLQGVYLVGGGTHPGSGLPVIYQSALISSELLVSDLGINVDWHAGPSTARPRPMQTVEAMA; encoded by the coding sequence ATGCCTGAAAAAGTGGTCATCGTGGGCGGCGGACCGGGCGGGCTTGCCTCGGCCATGCTGCTGACGCGGGCGGGGTTGGATGTCACCGTACTTGAGCGGATGGTCACCCCCGGCGGGCGGACATCGACGCATGTGACGGACGCCGGCTATCGCTTTGACTTGGGCCCGACTTTTTTCCTCTATCACGCGGTGCTCGAAGAGGTGTTTCAGCGCTGCGGCCTGAACCTGCACGACCATGTCGAACTCATTCGCCTGGACCCGCAGTATCGGCTGATCTTTGAGCAAGGTGGCGAACTGCTCGCCACGCCGAACGTCCAGCGGATGAAGCAAGCCATCGCTGCGCTATCGCCCAATGATGCCGGTCGGCTGGATCACTACCTCGCAGACAACCGGCGAAAGTTCGCGGCGTTCAAGCCGATCCTCCAACGGGCTTTCAACGGTTGGACGGATCTGCTCAAACTCGATCCGCGCGCCATCGGCCTCGTGCGCCCTTGGTCGAGCGTGGATCATGACCTGAAACGCTACTTTGAAGATCCGCGCATCCGACTGGCGTTCTCGTTCCAGAGCAAGTACCTGGGCATGTCTCCTTTTCAATGCCCGAGCCTCTTTACCATTCTCTCGTTTCTGGAATACGAGTACGGCGTCTACCACCCACGCGGCGGATGCGGTGCGGTGAGTCAAGCCATGGCCGACGCGGCATCGCAGATGGGTGCCGCCATCCATCTCGGTGAGACAGTGCAAAAGATCAACTTCACCGGCAAGCGAGCGACCGCAGTCCAAACCGATCAAGGGCTCTACCCCTGCGATGCCTTGGTCATCAACGCGGACTTCGCACATGCCATGCAGCAGCTCGTACCGGATCACCTTCGCCGACGCTGGCGGGACCGCAAGCTGGCGAAGAAAAAGTACTCCTGCTCCACGTTCATGATGTACCTCGGGCTGGATCGGCGATACGACGAGGTGGCGCATCACACGATCATGCTCTCCAGCGATTACCAGCAGAACCTGTACGACATCGAGCGCAACCACACGCTTTCCGACAACCCCTCGATCTACGTCCACAATCCGGTCGTGACCGATCCGACCATGGCGCCGCCGGGCCATAGCTCGCTTTACGTGCTCGCACCAGTTTCGCACATGCACGAAAATATCGACTGGACCCACGAGCAGGCCCGCTTTCGTCGAACCGTGCTGGGCAAGCTCCATGCGTTGGGGCTGGACGACATTGAATCACATATCCGTTACGAGCGTGTGCTGACGCCACAGGACTGGCAGTCGCAGATGAACATCTACCGGGGGGCGACGTTCAACCTCGCCCATACGTTCAGGCAGATGCTCCATCTTCGGCCGAGGAACCGTTTCGAAGATCTGCAAGGTGTGTATCTCGTTGGCGGCGGCACGCATCCCGGCTCCGGACTGCCAGTGATTTACCAGTCGGCCTTGATCAGCAGCGAATTGCTGGTTTCTGATCTGGGCATCAACGTAGACTGGCAT
- a CDS encoding GNAT family N-acetyltransferase produces the protein MSSERHTETVAGLKVRPFEPKDQQAVARLYAHGLLAGQLAPNDTGADIENIREAYFDDERHHFWVAEVDGQVLGMIGVGSDDENTAEIRRLRVDSNHQQTEIPSALIKTAINHCRHHGYLKVVLDTRFSRDAAVDLFDHVGFQHTRTRSVHDKEMLEFYLDLYRQPKHDTDGHDRPDDQP, from the coding sequence ATGTCGAGTGAAAGACACACGGAAACCGTCGCAGGCCTGAAGGTCCGGCCGTTTGAGCCCAAAGACCAGCAGGCTGTCGCTCGGCTATACGCCCACGGCCTGCTCGCCGGCCAGCTCGCGCCCAACGATACCGGGGCCGACATCGAAAACATCCGCGAAGCCTACTTCGACGACGAACGTCACCACTTCTGGGTCGCCGAAGTCGACGGCCAGGTCCTTGGCATGATCGGCGTCGGCAGCGACGACGAAAACACCGCCGAGATCCGTCGACTCCGCGTCGACAGTAACCACCAACAGACCGAAATCCCCTCCGCCCTGATCAAGACCGCCATCAATCACTGCCGACACCACGGCTACCTCAAGGTGGTGCTCGACACACGCTTCAGCCGAGACGCCGCTGTCGACCTGTTCGACCACGTCGGCTTCCAGCACACCCGCACACGCAGCGTGCACGATAAAGAGATGCTCGAGTTCTACCTCGACCTCTACCGCCAGCCCAAGCACGACACCGACGGACATGATCGCCCGGACGATCAACCGTAA
- a CDS encoding metallophosphoesterase, translating to MPRIGLLSDSHGRAKTTRLAVEVLLSQEVDLLVHLGDVGTVEVIDALAGEISQRSGQPIEAHLVFGNTDWDTDALARYARELGVHVDDPVGRLPVEQGTLVFCHGHQADVLHQAIAEQVRYLCHGHTHRTLDQRQGSTRVINPGALFRAQRYTVAVLDTADDELTFYPVGGS from the coding sequence TTGCCGCGAATTGGTCTGCTATCGGATTCACATGGCCGCGCTAAAACCACACGGCTGGCCGTGGAGGTATTGCTCTCGCAGGAAGTTGATCTGCTGGTGCACCTCGGCGATGTCGGCACGGTCGAGGTTATCGACGCACTGGCCGGCGAGATAAGCCAGCGCTCCGGCCAACCAATCGAAGCGCACCTTGTCTTCGGCAACACGGACTGGGACACCGATGCCCTGGCCCGCTATGCCCGCGAACTTGGTGTGCACGTGGACGACCCCGTCGGTCGGCTGCCAGTGGAACAAGGCACGCTTGTGTTCTGCCACGGCCACCAGGCCGACGTGCTCCACCAGGCGATCGCCGAGCAGGTGCGTTACCTCTGCCACGGGCACACGCACCGCACGCTTGATCAACGCCAGGGCTCGACCCGCGTGATCAACCCCGGTGCACTGTTCCGGGCCCAACGTTACACCGTGGCCGTGCTGGATACGGCCGACGATGAGCTGACGTTCTATCCCGTCGGCGGATCGTGA
- the trpC gene encoding indole-3-glycerol phosphate synthase TrpC has translation MSDVLAEIVAHKRTEVARAQQRIPLEQIKERAEQSASPRNFFAAVTRPKGELRVIAEIKKASPSAGLIREDFDPVALARAYHEAGAAAISCLTDEKYFQGSLDYIAQIKEAVPLPVLRKDFIIDPYQVYEARAAGADAILLIGECLGEAELLDLLILAHSLKLTTLIEVHEVEHLLKIRPHIGFPHPAYTLLGINNRDLKSMTTDIGHTFRLLGMIEESDIDILVSESGIKTPDDIRRLAEAGVHRILVGEHLMRQPDPGQALRELMGG, from the coding sequence ATGAGTGATGTGCTGGCAGAGATTGTTGCTCACAAGCGGACCGAGGTTGCCCGTGCTCAGCAGCGGATTCCGTTGGAGCAGATCAAGGAGCGGGCGGAGCAGAGCGCGTCGCCGCGTAACTTTTTCGCGGCGGTGACGCGGCCGAAGGGCGAACTGCGCGTCATAGCCGAGATCAAGAAGGCCAGTCCCTCCGCCGGTCTGATCCGTGAAGATTTCGACCCGGTGGCGCTCGCGCGGGCCTACCACGAAGCCGGGGCCGCGGCGATCAGCTGTTTGACGGATGAGAAGTACTTCCAGGGGTCGCTGGATTACATCGCGCAGATCAAGGAAGCGGTGCCGCTGCCGGTGCTGCGCAAGGATTTCATCATCGATCCGTACCAGGTGTACGAGGCCCGTGCTGCGGGGGCGGACGCGATCCTGCTGATTGGCGAGTGTCTGGGGGAGGCCGAGCTGCTGGATCTGCTGATCCTGGCGCACTCATTGAAGCTGACGACGCTGATCGAGGTGCACGAGGTCGAGCATCTGCTTAAGATCCGCCCGCACATCGGTTTCCCGCACCCGGCGTATACGCTGTTGGGGATCAATAATCGCGATTTGAAGTCGATGACGACCGACATCGGCCATACGTTTCGGCTGTTGGGCATGATCGAGGAAAGCGATATCGACATCCTCGTCAGCGAGTCGGGCATCAAGACGCCGGACGACATCCGCCGACTCGCTGAGGCGGGGGTGCACCGCATTCTCGTAGGCGAGCACCTGATGCGCCAGCCCGACCCCGGGCAGGCGTTGCGGGAGTTGATGGGGGGGTAG
- the rpsU gene encoding 30S ribosomal protein S21 produces MAIRIKSRGNESVEQMLRRFKKLCEKEGLTKDIKKRAFYEKPSERKQRALRKAEKRRQQQGMFGTTAPPRRGR; encoded by the coding sequence ATGGCGATCCGTATCAAATCGCGCGGCAACGAGTCGGTGGAGCAGATGCTTCGCCGCTTTAAGAAGCTGTGCGAAAAGGAAGGCTTGACCAAGGACATCAAGAAGCGTGCGTTTTACGAGAAGCCCTCGGAACGCAAGCAGCGTGCACTGCGTAAGGCCGAGAAGCGTCGGCAGCAGCAGGGCATGTTCGGCACGACTGCGCCGCCGCGTCGCGGACGCTGA
- a CDS encoding D-alanine--D-alanine ligase, which translates to MGERLKVLVLAGGPDREREVSLVSGAAVAAALGEAGHEVRQSDVGPGDLSALDAFVQWDGDVIFPVLHGRWGEGGGLQRVLDERALPYVGCRAEAAALCMDKGATKQVLVEQGLPTPTGAVVERGALTTLQGVEAPCVVKAVDEGSSFGMAICQTADEATAAVGRLLGEYERVVVEQYVKGMEVTVGVIDAAEGEGVEGLPAIQIVPAGAFYDFQAKYESDATQYRFDVALPGEVMAEIQRLALQAYEVLGVRHMGRVDFLVDEQGRPWILEVNTIPGFTSHSLLPMAAAKAGLAMPALVDRLARLGQG; encoded by the coding sequence ATGGGTGAACGGTTGAAGGTGTTGGTCCTCGCGGGCGGACCCGACCGGGAGCGGGAGGTGAGCCTGGTGTCGGGGGCTGCCGTCGCGGCGGCGCTGGGTGAGGCGGGGCATGAGGTACGGCAAAGCGATGTCGGGCCCGGCGATCTGTCGGCGTTGGACGCGTTTGTGCAATGGGATGGCGATGTAATCTTCCCTGTGCTGCACGGAAGGTGGGGCGAAGGTGGCGGGCTGCAGCGCGTGCTGGATGAGCGTGCGTTGCCTTACGTCGGTTGTCGAGCGGAGGCGGCCGCGCTCTGCATGGACAAGGGGGCGACGAAGCAGGTGCTGGTGGAGCAGGGGCTGCCCACGCCGACGGGGGCGGTGGTGGAGCGGGGGGCGTTGACGACATTGCAAGGCGTGGAGGCGCCGTGCGTGGTGAAGGCGGTGGACGAAGGGTCAAGCTTCGGAATGGCGATCTGTCAGACCGCGGACGAGGCGACGGCGGCGGTCGGCCGACTGCTCGGCGAGTATGAGCGGGTGGTGGTGGAGCAATATGTGAAGGGCATGGAAGTGACGGTGGGGGTGATCGACGCAGCGGAGGGCGAGGGCGTCGAGGGGCTGCCAGCGATCCAGATCGTGCCCGCTGGCGCGTTTTACGATTTCCAGGCGAAGTATGAGAGTGATGCGACGCAATACCGGTTTGATGTGGCGTTGCCGGGCGAGGTGATGGCGGAGATTCAGCGGTTGGCGTTGCAGGCGTACGAGGTGCTGGGGGTGAGGCATATGGGGCGGGTGGATTTTCTGGTGGATGAGCAGGGTCGGCCCTGGATTCTGGAGGTGAACACCATCCCCGGCTTCACGAGCCATTCGCTGCTGCCGATGGCGGCGGCGAAGGCGGGGCTGGCGATGCCGGCGCTGGTGGATCGGCTGGCGCGGCTGGGGCAGGGGTGA
- a CDS encoding cell division protein FtsQ/DivIB — protein MGWFLGGTSKKKGRASTRGKSKSAKGVGPSWDPQRTIFAAKVLVGFAVLVTLVVGWRWSETWLREYVKEEHGQAVAAEDVLLGDTGRIPMLAVEQLQEFVAEHVTGDPLDGESLRVAARLLERDAWVRELRQLRRLSGGRVLVEAEYRQPMAMIEDGGVYHVVDGEGIRLPALYMTQRTDVDLPLIVGVASGPGPVGEVWPGRDVQAGLALVSMLEHEAFADQIRAYDVSGRDPRGRLRLSLWTTGGGVVRWGLPPGEEPGIETRAAEKVLRLREVDERRGAIDAGGKVVDVYGATTTIQVSQPVPSGGEPMSAYTLGR, from the coding sequence ATGGGCTGGTTTCTTGGCGGTACATCAAAGAAGAAGGGCCGAGCGAGCACGCGCGGCAAGAGCAAGTCTGCCAAAGGCGTCGGGCCGAGCTGGGACCCGCAGCGGACGATCTTCGCCGCGAAGGTGCTGGTGGGCTTCGCGGTGCTGGTGACGCTGGTGGTCGGCTGGCGGTGGTCGGAAACTTGGCTGCGCGAGTATGTCAAGGAGGAGCACGGGCAGGCGGTTGCGGCGGAGGATGTGTTGCTGGGTGACACCGGCCGTATCCCGATGCTGGCGGTGGAGCAGTTGCAGGAGTTTGTCGCGGAGCATGTGACGGGCGATCCGCTGGATGGCGAGTCGCTTCGCGTGGCGGCCCGGCTGCTGGAGCGCGACGCATGGGTGCGGGAGTTGCGGCAGTTGCGTCGGCTGAGCGGCGGTCGCGTGCTGGTGGAGGCGGAGTATCGCCAGCCGATGGCGATGATCGAGGACGGCGGGGTGTATCACGTGGTGGACGGCGAAGGTATCCGCCTGCCGGCGTTGTACATGACGCAGCGGACGGACGTGGACCTGCCGTTGATTGTGGGCGTGGCGTCGGGGCCGGGGCCGGTGGGGGAGGTCTGGCCTGGGCGTGACGTGCAGGCCGGGTTGGCGCTGGTGTCGATGTTGGAGCATGAGGCGTTCGCCGACCAGATCCGGGCGTATGACGTGAGCGGACGCGATCCGCGAGGTCGGCTAAGGCTGAGCCTGTGGACGACCGGCGGAGGCGTGGTTCGCTGGGGCCTGCCGCCAGGCGAAGAGCCGGGCATTGAAACGCGGGCGGCGGAGAAAGTGCTCCGGCTGCGCGAGGTGGATGAGCGGCGCGGTGCCATTGATGCGGGTGGAAAGGTCGTTGATGTTTACGGCGCGACGACCACGATTCAGGTTTCTCAGCCTGTGCCGAGCGGCGGCGAGCCGATGTCGGCGTACACTTTGGGTAGATAA
- the greA gene encoding transcription elongation factor GreA → MQFITRDEKQKLEEKLKQLEARRPEITTRIAEARALGDLKENAEYHAARDEQGMNEAEIRRLSEKLKNAQVADDIEVPEDMVFLGAVVKLRDSDDGEEELYKLVGESTGTFDLDSDEIEVTVSSPMGEALLKARVGETIKVDLPRGTKRYEIVEIV, encoded by the coding sequence GTGCAGTTTATTACCCGTGATGAAAAACAAAAGCTGGAAGAGAAGCTCAAGCAGCTTGAGGCTCGTCGGCCGGAGATTACGACCCGTATCGCCGAGGCTCGCGCATTGGGCGACTTGAAGGAAAACGCCGAGTATCACGCCGCCCGCGACGAGCAGGGGATGAACGAGGCGGAGATTCGTCGGCTCAGCGAGAAGCTCAAGAACGCGCAGGTTGCTGACGATATCGAAGTGCCCGAAGACATGGTCTTCCTCGGCGCGGTCGTGAAACTGCGTGACTCGGACGACGGCGAGGAGGAGCTTTACAAGCTGGTGGGCGAGTCGACAGGCACGTTCGACCTGGACAGCGACGAGATCGAGGTAACGGTCTCCAGCCCGATGGGCGAAGCGCTGCTCAAGGCAAGGGTGGGGGAGACGATCAAGGTGGACCTGCCGCGGGGCACGAAGCGTTACGAAATTGTTGAAATCGTTTAA
- a CDS encoding SpoIIE family protein phosphatase, whose protein sequence is MSASEPTTTSSQAAAEVDASVRPGHDPAQPDVGRPLSPRLSLTDFLELTTLQEIQDSFAAVTRISTSIRDPEGTPLTLPTNAETRARSDQWLDHLLSPTEEEGDRYSAPIVVAGQELGAICLEPDAVEASTGVPEARARFEAIARRLKLDDDQIAALVDSAEDSFSPARAASIQFLYLMANAVARLCYEQYQAQQRIDELSTLYKVSTLLSAQRDVQQVLEIAASSIAEVLQAKAASVRLIRKHEGANELVPRAVYNLSDEYLNKGPIRVDKSELFQQAIDGEVPYVEDMATDPRIIYPEDARREGLVSMLCAAMVHHGKPIGLVQLFTDEKRKFTNFEVQLLRAMAQMLGTAIENAKLDQARMENQRMMRQLHLAADVQRRMLPGSMPHLPPFDIAARYVPSFELGGDFYDFIDLDGHLGVAVGDVVGKGVAASLLMASVRASLRAYAQDVYDLDEVIARVNIALCRDTTDREFATLWYGVFDPRTRRLTYSNAGHEPTLLLRRGKVQYLGAGGMLAGVDPAQEYDKGLVELQAGDVLLLYSDGLVDAFNFKDERFGRDRIVDALREAADRSAGEVLNHILWCMRRFTGMRRSLDDTTLVVIKVGQSG, encoded by the coding sequence GTGAGTGCCAGTGAACCAACGACTACGTCGTCGCAAGCGGCGGCGGAAGTGGACGCTTCCGTGCGTCCCGGGCATGATCCGGCTCAGCCGGATGTCGGCCGACCGCTGAGTCCGCGTCTGTCGCTGACTGATTTTCTTGAGCTCACCACGCTTCAGGAAATTCAGGACAGCTTCGCGGCTGTCACGCGCATCAGCACGAGCATTCGTGATCCCGAAGGCACGCCGTTGACGCTGCCGACCAATGCCGAGACGCGTGCTCGCTCGGATCAGTGGCTTGATCATCTGCTCTCGCCGACGGAGGAAGAGGGTGACCGCTACAGCGCGCCGATCGTCGTGGCCGGTCAGGAGCTTGGCGCGATCTGTCTTGAGCCTGACGCCGTCGAAGCCAGCACCGGCGTGCCCGAAGCCCGCGCCCGCTTTGAGGCGATCGCCCGTCGGCTGAAGCTTGACGATGATCAGATCGCTGCGCTGGTGGACTCTGCGGAAGACAGTTTCTCGCCTGCCCGTGCCGCGAGCATCCAGTTTCTCTACCTCATGGCCAACGCGGTTGCCCGGCTGTGCTACGAGCAATACCAGGCGCAGCAGCGCATCGATGAGTTGTCCACGCTTTACAAAGTCAGCACACTGCTCTCGGCGCAGCGCGACGTGCAGCAGGTGCTCGAAATCGCCGCAAGTTCCATCGCCGAGGTTTTGCAGGCGAAGGCGGCGAGCGTTCGGCTTATCCGCAAGCACGAAGGCGCCAACGAACTCGTCCCACGTGCGGTTTACAACCTCTCGGATGAGTACCTGAACAAGGGGCCGATTCGCGTCGACAAAAGCGAGCTATTCCAGCAGGCGATCGACGGCGAAGTGCCTTATGTCGAAGACATGGCCACCGATCCGCGCATCATCTATCCCGAAGATGCCCGCCGGGAGGGGCTGGTCTCAATGCTGTGCGCTGCGATGGTGCATCACGGTAAGCCGATCGGCCTGGTACAACTTTTCACTGACGAAAAACGGAAGTTCACCAACTTCGAAGTGCAACTGCTGCGTGCGATGGCGCAGATGCTTGGCACGGCGATCGAGAATGCGAAGCTCGATCAGGCGCGGATGGAAAACCAGCGCATGATGCGCCAACTCCACCTTGCTGCGGATGTGCAACGGCGGATGTTGCCCGGCTCGATGCCGCATCTGCCGCCGTTCGACATCGCTGCGCGATACGTGCCCAGCTTCGAACTTGGCGGCGACTTCTACGATTTTATTGACCTCGACGGCCACCTTGGTGTCGCGGTCGGCGATGTGGTCGGCAAAGGCGTCGCCGCCAGCTTGCTCATGGCCAGCGTTCGCGCGAGCCTTCGAGCGTATGCGCAGGACGTGTACGACCTGGACGAAGTGATCGCGCGGGTGAACATCGCGCTTTGCCGTGACACGACCGACCGGGAGTTCGCGACGCTGTGGTACGGCGTGTTCGATCCGCGCACGCGTCGGTTGACCTATTCCAACGCCGGGCATGAGCCGACGCTTCTTCTGCGGCGGGGAAAGGTCCAGTATCTCGGTGCCGGCGGTATGCTCGCAGGTGTGGACCCGGCGCAGGAATATGACAAGGGGCTGGTCGAACTCCAGGCCGGTGACGTGCTGCTGCTTTACAGTGATGGCCTTGTTGATGCGTTCAACTTCAAGGACGAGCGGTTCGGTCGCGATCGCATTGTGGATGCCTTACGCGAGGCGGCGGATCGGTCGGCGGGTGAAGTGCTCAATCACATTCTCTGGTGCATGCGCCGTTTTACCGGTATGCGCCGCAGCCTGGATGACACGACGCTGGTGGTGATCAAGGTCGGGCAGTCCGGCTGA
- the neuC gene encoding UDP-N-acetylglucosamine 2-epimerase, whose amino-acid sequence MKRQRTIAVVTGTRAELGLLAPVMHAIKQQAKLRLRVVVAGLHLTTGTWRSVQADWGLSIDAKVSMQQRGQSGREADVAAIGRGVTGFGRTFAEVQPSVVLVLGDRVEAFAAATAASIGGIHVAHIHGGDRAEGVADEAMRHAISKLAHLHYPATALSRRRLLRMGESTEHVVRVGSPAVDELLQQQRKLRRDPKHLIVMQHPVGGSTAEEKRWMKQTLAAADAFAREQSGNTDVLIFDPNADPGSDGIQQAINERIPNRTPRGGQAGRYHNWRYLPRGGFLAKLHHSIAIVGNSSAGLIESAVLKVPCVNIGPRQSGRERTGNVIDCDYGKANVLAALRQASQLDLRRLRHPYGQGDTAQRIAHHLANVDLAAISLNKRNAY is encoded by the coding sequence ATGAAAAGGCAGCGCACCATTGCAGTCGTCACGGGCACGCGAGCCGAGTTGGGGCTGCTGGCGCCAGTCATGCATGCAATCAAACAACAGGCGAAGCTGCGCCTGCGCGTGGTGGTGGCGGGGCTGCACCTGACCACTGGCACGTGGCGAAGCGTGCAGGCCGACTGGGGGCTGAGCATTGATGCGAAAGTCAGCATGCAGCAGCGCGGCCAGTCGGGACGAGAGGCGGACGTCGCAGCGATCGGGCGAGGTGTGACCGGCTTTGGTCGCACGTTCGCCGAAGTGCAGCCGAGCGTGGTGCTCGTGCTCGGCGATCGTGTCGAAGCATTCGCCGCGGCGACGGCGGCGAGCATCGGCGGGATTCATGTCGCCCACATCCACGGCGGCGATCGCGCGGAAGGCGTCGCAGACGAAGCAATGCGGCACGCCATCTCAAAGCTTGCCCATCTGCATTACCCTGCCACCGCACTCAGCCGACGACGATTGCTGCGCATGGGCGAATCGACAGAACATGTCGTGCGTGTCGGCTCGCCAGCAGTGGATGAACTGCTGCAACAACAACGCAAACTGCGTCGCGACCCCAAACATCTGATCGTCATGCAACACCCGGTGGGCGGTTCGACCGCTGAAGAAAAACGATGGATGAAACAGACGCTCGCCGCGGCGGACGCCTTCGCCCGCGAGCAGTCGGGCAACACCGACGTACTCATCTTCGACCCCAACGCAGACCCCGGCAGCGACGGCATTCAGCAGGCCATCAACGAACGCATCCCCAACCGCACGCCCCGCGGCGGACAGGCGGGCCGTTATCACAACTGGCGATACCTGCCGCGCGGCGGATTCCTCGCCAAGCTGCACCACAGCATCGCCATCGTCGGCAACTCCTCAGCCGGGTTAATCGAGTCGGCTGTGCTGAAAGTCCCCTGCGTCAACATTGGCCCGCGCCAGAGCGGACGCGAACGCACTGGCAATGTGATCGACTGCGACTATGGCAAAGCCAACGTCCTTGCCGCGCTGCGACAAGCAAGCCAACTCGACCTGCGTCGACTGCGGCATCCCTATGGCCAAGGCGACACCGCCCAGCGGATCGCCCACCACCTCGCGAACGTCGACCTCGCCGCCATTTCCTTAAACAAGCGCAACGCGTACTGA
- a CDS encoding cytidylyltransferase domain-containing protein, with protein sequence MTTLGIILARGGSKGLPDKNGLLVADRPMLVWTIEHAMRSRSLRHTVLSTDTPTYKQIAQEHALHVIDRPETLAADAATVDAAARHALEIVEAERGAPYDNVVILYGNVPVRPVNLTDRAVAKLHETGCDSVQSICPVDKMHPYWMKKLAGNTGDRLEQYQDNIVYRRQDLPPVYMLDGGVIAVTRASLFNVVEGQPHAFLGNDRRAIVTQAGEVIDVDSELDRKLAEIVLREGWTPTA encoded by the coding sequence TTGACCACATTGGGCATCATTCTCGCACGCGGCGGCAGCAAAGGCCTCCCCGACAAAAACGGTCTGCTCGTCGCCGATCGGCCGATGCTCGTCTGGACGATCGAGCACGCCATGCGCTCGCGATCGTTGAGACACACCGTGCTCTCGACCGACACGCCGACGTATAAGCAGATCGCCCAAGAGCACGCACTGCACGTCATCGATCGCCCCGAAACGCTGGCGGCCGACGCCGCAACGGTCGACGCCGCAGCCCGACACGCGCTCGAAATCGTCGAGGCCGAACGCGGCGCGCCATATGACAACGTCGTGATCCTCTACGGCAACGTACCCGTCCGCCCCGTCAACCTGACCGACCGCGCGGTGGCGAAACTGCACGAAACCGGCTGCGACTCTGTGCAAAGCATCTGTCCCGTTGACAAAATGCATCCGTACTGGATGAAAAAGCTCGCCGGCAACACGGGCGATCGCCTCGAACAATACCAGGACAACATCGTCTACCGCCGACAGGATCTCCCGCCGGTGTACATGCTCGATGGCGGTGTGATTGCGGTGACACGAGCGAGTCTGTTCAATGTCGTGGAAGGTCAGCCGCACGCTTTCCTCGGCAACGACCGAAGAGCAATCGTCACACAGGCGGGCGAAGTCATCGACGTGGACAGCGAACTGGATCGCAAACTGGCCGAGATCGTGCTTAGGGAAGGCTGGACGCCCACGGCGTGA